A genomic segment from Flavobacterium sp. 9R encodes:
- a CDS encoding DUF1599 domain-containing protein — translation MKNTSQEYDAVITICRQLFINKMKDYGSAWRILRLPSLTDQIFIKAQRIRSLQENDIRKVDEDETGEFIGIINYSIMALIQLELGVVEQPDLDVTAATTWYDSKIELTKTLMEAKNHDYGEAWREMRVSSLTDLILQKLLRVKQIEDNKGKTLVSEGIDANYQDMINYAVFALILMQFHLKK, via the coding sequence ATGAAGAATACTTCACAAGAATACGATGCGGTTATAACCATTTGTCGGCAATTATTCATCAACAAAATGAAAGATTACGGAAGTGCTTGGCGCATACTAAGATTGCCTTCGCTGACCGACCAAATATTTATCAAAGCACAACGCATCCGCAGTTTACAAGAAAACGATATCCGAAAAGTTGACGAAGACGAAACTGGAGAATTCATTGGTATTATCAATTATTCGATTATGGCTTTGATTCAGCTTGAATTGGGAGTGGTAGAACAACCCGACTTAGATGTAACCGCTGCTACCACTTGGTACGATAGCAAAATTGAACTTACCAAAACTTTAATGGAAGCCAAAAATCACGATTATGGCGAAGCTTGGCGCGAAATGCGAGTGAGTTCGCTTACTGATTTGATTTTACAAAAACTACTCCGAGTGAAACAAATTGAAGACAACAAAGGCAAAACATTAGTTTCTGAAGGCATTGATGCCAATTATCAAGATATGATAAACTATGCTGTTTTTGCCCTTATCTTAATGCAATTTCATTTGAAAAAATAA
- the folP gene encoding dihydropteroate synthase: MTINCNGELIDLSTPKVMGILNVTPDSFFDGGRYTNDREVLQRVEQMLIDGATFIDVGGYSSKPNAVAVTVQEEKARTVPIVASILQHFPEAIVSIDTFRSEVAQLCLDQGAAIVNDISAGFLDPLMMQIVANYRVPYIMMHMKGTPQTMSTLAQYDDLVKEILFYFSERIAAARSLGISDLIVDPGFGFAKTIEHNFELLRHLQLFKSLELPILAGVSRKSMIYKTLQIDPEEALNGTTVLNTLALEKGAAILRVHDVKEAVETIKLWGKVSIK; the protein is encoded by the coding sequence ATGACAATCAACTGCAATGGCGAATTAATTGACTTATCTACACCCAAAGTAATGGGGATTTTGAATGTCACACCCGATTCTTTTTTTGACGGAGGTCGTTACACTAATGATCGTGAAGTTTTACAAAGAGTAGAACAAATGCTTATAGATGGTGCTACTTTTATTGATGTAGGAGGCTATTCAAGTAAGCCCAATGCTGTAGCGGTTACTGTTCAAGAAGAAAAGGCTAGAACAGTTCCAATAGTTGCTTCAATACTTCAACATTTTCCTGAAGCTATAGTTTCAATTGATACCTTTAGAAGCGAAGTGGCTCAGTTGTGTTTGGATCAAGGTGCGGCTATTGTAAACGACATTTCAGCTGGTTTTTTGGATCCGTTGATGATGCAAATTGTAGCTAATTATAGAGTTCCTTACATTATGATGCATATGAAGGGAACACCACAAACGATGAGTACACTTGCGCAATATGATGATTTGGTCAAAGAAATATTGTTTTATTTTTCGGAACGAATTGCAGCTGCACGTAGTTTGGGAATATCAGATTTGATTGTTGATCCAGGCTTTGGCTTTGCTAAGACCATCGAACATAATTTTGAATTGTTGCGTCATTTGCAGCTTTTTAAATCATTGGAATTGCCAATTTTAGCAGGAGTTTCTAGGAAATCAATGATTTACAAGACACTACAAATTGACCCCGAAGAAGCCTTAAACGGCACCACCGTTTTGAATACTCTCGCCTTAGAAAAGGGAGCTGCTATTTTGAGAGTTCACGACGTTAAAGAAGCAGTAGAAACCATCAAATTATGGGGAAAAGTATCAATAAAATAA
- the rlmH gene encoding 23S rRNA (pseudouridine(1915)-N(3))-methyltransferase RlmH, protein MNIKLIAIGKTDNKALQTLIDDYTKRLSFYIKFELEIIPDIKNVKNLSESQQKEKEGELILSKITPTDQLILLDENGKTFSSVGFSSELQKKMNSGIKTLVFVIGGPYGFSDTVYAKAQGKISLSLMTFSHQMVRLFFIEQLYRGFTILRNEPYHHQ, encoded by the coding sequence ATGAATATCAAATTGATTGCCATTGGCAAAACCGACAATAAAGCACTACAAACCTTGATCGATGATTATACCAAACGATTGTCGTTTTATATCAAATTTGAATTGGAAATTATTCCTGACATCAAGAATGTAAAAAACTTATCCGAGAGTCAGCAAAAAGAAAAAGAAGGCGAGTTGATTCTATCAAAGATTACACCTACCGATCAATTAATTTTATTAGACGAAAACGGAAAAACCTTCTCTAGTGTGGGTTTCTCTAGCGAATTGCAAAAAAAAATGAACTCAGGAATCAAAACCTTAGTTTTTGTGATTGGTGGTCCTTATGGTTTTTCAGATACAGTTTACGCCAAAGCACAAGGCAAAATATCACTATCATTAATGACTTTTTCCCATCAAATGGTGCGTTTATTCTTTATCGAACAATTGTATCGTGGATTTACTATTTTACGCAACGAACCTTATCATCATCAATAA
- the ribB gene encoding 3,4-dihydroxy-2-butanone-4-phosphate synthase has protein sequence MVADKIQLNTIEEAIEDIRQGKVIIVVDDEDRENEGDFLAAAEKVTPEMINFMATHGRGLICAPLTESRCKELGLHVMVSNNTDPMETAFTVSVDLRGNGVTTGISASDRAKTILSLVDSNTKPHDLARPGHIFPLIAKQGGVLRRTGHTEAAIDFARLAGFKSAGVIVEIMNEDGTMARLPQLVKVAKKFDLKLVSIEALVAYRMQHDSLIVKKEDFDIQTRFGTFRFRAYQQTTNKQVHIALTKGTWNSGESILTRINSSQVNNDLLGTLTNNADKQLDDMFTTINNEGKGAVIFINQDMQAVNLLSRIAELKDLQANGELKAPKIKIDSKDFGIGAQILHDLDISKIRLVTNTAQGKRVGMIGYGLEITEYVNY, from the coding sequence ATGGTAGCAGATAAAATACAACTCAATACAATTGAGGAAGCAATTGAAGACATTCGTCAAGGTAAAGTAATCATTGTAGTAGACGACGAAGATCGTGAAAACGAAGGTGATTTTTTGGCAGCCGCCGAAAAAGTAACTCCTGAGATGATTAATTTCATGGCAACGCATGGTCGCGGACTAATTTGCGCTCCTCTTACTGAAAGCCGTTGCAAGGAACTAGGATTACATGTAATGGTGAGCAACAATACCGATCCAATGGAAACCGCTTTTACCGTTTCGGTCGACTTAAGAGGAAATGGTGTAACTACAGGAATTTCTGCCTCTGATAGAGCAAAAACAATTCTTTCCTTGGTGGATTCTAACACAAAACCACACGACCTAGCTCGTCCTGGACATATTTTCCCGCTAATCGCTAAGCAAGGCGGTGTATTAAGAAGAACTGGACATACAGAAGCTGCAATTGATTTTGCACGTTTAGCAGGCTTTAAATCGGCTGGTGTGATTGTGGAAATCATGAACGAGGACGGAACCATGGCTCGTTTGCCACAATTGGTTAAAGTGGCTAAAAAATTCGATTTGAAATTAGTTTCTATTGAAGCATTAGTGGCCTACAGAATGCAACACGATAGTCTTATTGTTAAAAAAGAAGATTTCGATATACAAACTCGTTTTGGAACTTTTAGATTCCGTGCTTACCAACAAACGACCAACAAACAAGTGCATATTGCCTTAACCAAAGGAACATGGAATTCTGGTGAGTCTATTCTAACAAGAATTAACTCTTCTCAAGTAAATAACGATTTGTTAGGAACATTAACCAATAATGCCGACAAACAACTAGACGATATGTTTACTACCATCAACAATGAAGGAAAAGGCGCAGTGATTTTTATCAATCAAGACATGCAAGCCGTAAACCTGTTGAGTAGAATTGCAGAATTAAAAGATTTACAAGCCAATGGCGAACTCAAAGCTCCTAAAATAAAAATAGACAGTAAAGACTTTGGAATTGGAGCTCAAATTCTGCACGATTTAGACATTTCAAAAATACGATTGGTTACGAATACAGCACAAGGAAAACGCGTTGGAATGATTGGTTACGGCCTTGAAATTACAGAATACGTAAACTATTAA
- a CDS encoding LptF/LptG family permease — translation MKILDKYLLKSFLITFTTVFVILFFIFILQTVWLFITELAGKDLDFIMIIKFLLFSMPRIIPLVLPLSVLLASIMTFGSFSENYELAAMKSSGISLQRCFRTLIVFISLLSIVAFMFANNVIPYAEYKFMSFRRNIAQVKPALAIAEGQFNTVGVYNIKVNKKSGDKGNFLSGVTIHKKSLMGDGNKTVIKAKTGELISNEESNLLQLVLKDGYYYEDVTPKKYEDREKMPFVKSSFKRDIINIDLSKLNTTAVEDTKDANTKGMLDVSELIYTIDSLSKSKATETKSFSENINQRVTIPIVSTTTSTNDTVKKTKKSNTKDPLAPFTDDEKATVYKNALANTQSTVASINGTLSDLKLKQKNINSHEFVIYEKFVIAFACFLMFFIGAPLGAIIRKGGIGLPIVFAVLIFITFHFINTFGKRISQEDGLTPFVGAWMSSFILTPLALLLTYRAINDIGIINMDRITEPFQKLVKKLFPSKN, via the coding sequence GTGAAGATACTTGACAAATATTTATTAAAATCGTTTCTGATTACATTTACTACGGTTTTTGTTATCCTTTTTTTCATCTTTATTCTCCAAACCGTTTGGCTTTTTATCACTGAATTAGCTGGAAAAGATTTGGATTTTATAATGATTATCAAATTCTTACTCTTCTCAATGCCAAGGATTATTCCTTTGGTTCTACCATTATCGGTTTTATTGGCTTCTATCATGACTTTTGGAAGTTTTTCTGAAAACTATGAATTAGCAGCAATGAAATCATCTGGAATCTCATTACAAAGATGTTTTCGTACTTTAATTGTTTTTATCTCTTTATTAAGCATTGTTGCTTTTATGTTTGCAAACAATGTAATTCCATATGCAGAGTACAAATTCATGAGTTTTAGAAGAAACATTGCTCAAGTTAAGCCTGCTTTGGCTATAGCTGAAGGACAATTTAATACTGTTGGTGTCTACAACATCAAAGTGAATAAAAAATCGGGAGATAAAGGTAATTTTTTGAGCGGTGTTACCATTCACAAGAAATCATTAATGGGTGATGGAAATAAGACTGTCATCAAAGCCAAAACAGGTGAATTGATTAGCAATGAAGAATCAAATTTATTGCAATTAGTTTTAAAGGATGGCTATTACTATGAAGATGTTACTCCTAAAAAATATGAAGACAGAGAAAAAATGCCTTTTGTAAAAAGTTCATTCAAGAGAGACATCATCAACATTGACTTATCTAAATTAAACACAACCGCTGTCGAAGATACCAAAGACGCTAATACTAAAGGAATGCTCGATGTTTCAGAACTTATATACACTATCGATTCCTTATCAAAAAGCAAAGCTACGGAGACCAAATCATTTTCTGAAAACATCAATCAGAGAGTCACGATTCCAATAGTCTCTACTACTACATCAACTAATGATACGGTAAAGAAAACCAAAAAGAGCAACACAAAAGACCCATTGGCCCCTTTTACTGATGACGAAAAAGCAACCGTTTACAAAAATGCTTTAGCCAATACACAAAGTACTGTAGCAAGCATTAACGGAACACTTTCGGATTTGAAATTAAAACAAAAAAACATCAACAGCCACGAATTTGTGATTTACGAAAAATTCGTTATTGCCTTTGCTTGTTTCTTAATGTTCTTCATTGGCGCACCATTGGGAGCCATTATACGAAAAGGAGGTATTGGACTTCCAATTGTATTTGCAGTATTGATATTCATTACTTTCCATTTCATCAACACTTTCGGAAAAAGAATTTCTCAAGAAGATGGGCTCACTCCTTTTGTTGGAGCGTGGATGTCCTCATTCATATTAACACCCTTGGCTTTATTATTAACTTACAGAGCCATCAACGATATTGGCATCATCAATATGGATCGTATAACAGAACCTTTTCAAAAATTGGTTAAAAAATTATTCCCTTCTAAAAACTAA
- a CDS encoding outer membrane lipoprotein carrier protein LolA, which translates to MLPSTQNTTLFALKNKSQAILSFLTLIALFCSVYTSNGQDKKAKALLDQVTSKVKSYDNITIDFKYSLQNAKENINQDSKGNVTLKGNMYVLNFMGVTKMFDGKKTYTIVPEDEEITISKLNENDDNAITPSKMLTFFNSGYKYTMDIIQDVRGRKIQYVKLVPTNAKDQRKEILLGIDIQTKHIYNLIEFGKKGTKTTLTVNSFKTNQSLSKNQFTFAASKYPNYYINKID; encoded by the coding sequence ATGTTACCTAGCACTCAAAACACAACTCTTTTTGCATTAAAAAACAAGTCTCAAGCAATTTTGTCTTTTTTAACCTTAATTGCCTTGTTTTGTTCTGTTTACACCTCTAACGGACAAGATAAAAAAGCCAAAGCTTTACTAGACCAAGTAACCAGCAAAGTAAAAAGTTACGATAACATTACGATTGATTTTAAATACAGCTTGCAAAATGCTAAAGAGAACATCAATCAAGATAGTAAAGGAAATGTTACCCTAAAAGGAAACATGTATGTACTTAATTTTATGGGGGTAACTAAAATGTTTGACGGTAAAAAAACATACACAATCGTTCCTGAAGACGAAGAAATCACGATTTCTAAACTTAATGAAAATGACGACAACGCCATTACACCTTCAAAAATGTTGACTTTTTTCAACTCTGGTTACAAATACACTATGGACATCATTCAAGATGTTAGAGGAAGAAAAATACAATATGTAAAACTTGTTCCAACAAATGCAAAAGACCAAAGAAAAGAAATTTTATTGGGTATCGACATACAAACCAAACACATTTATAACTTAATTGAATTTGGTAAAAAAGGAACAAAAACAACCCTTACCGTTAATTCTTTTAAAACTAATCAGTCATTATCAAAAAATCAATTTACCTTTGCGGCGAGTAAATACCCCAATTACTACATCAATAAAATAGATTAA
- a CDS encoding DNA translocase FtsK, with amino-acid sequence MAKTNKKNSSETPSDSTTPKSKFWEVSKQNKLIIGSLLVLFSIGLLIAFVSFFLYGQEDQSAVNAVSDRNEVVQNWLGKIGAFLADALIYKGFGIASFLFVRLFFLTGLFLFLDLKLKKLKSIWFWDLFLIVIVSILFGFFATSLPELGGTVGYELNLFFQDYIGKTGTLLVLIFGILIYLIFKIKISPEKIQNLFHSTKDEIKDEIANNPFPKETSNAYNLEEFAIEEEEDLEDTIHLKTSGSQFEINKEALKPTISSASEINLEPQLKPQPIVATIPNEVITTNDEAFVIEKAAEEDIIEENLASRLVSDFGLFDPTLDLSNYKYPTIDLLKEYSTGGITINQEELEENKNKIVDTLRNYKIEIAQIKATVGPSVTLYEIVPEAGIRISKIKSLEDDIALSLSALGIRIIAPIPGKGTIGIEVPNKNPTMVSMKSVIGSAKFQEAEMELPIALGKTISNETFVVDLAKMPHLLMAGATGQGKSVGLNAVLTSLLYKKHPAEVKFVLVDPKKVELTLFNKIERHYLAKLPDTEDAIITDNAKVVATLNSLCVEMDNRYSLLKDAMVRNIKEYNEKFKSRKLNPELGHRFLPYIVLVVDEFADLIMTAGKEVEVPIARLAQLARAIGIHLIIATQRPSVNVITGLIKANFPARIAFRVTSKIDSRTILDTQGADQLIGRGDLLYTNGNDVVRVQCAFIDTPEVEKITEFIGSQKAYATAYLLPEFVGEESGINLDMDVSERDPLFREAAEIIVNAQQGSASLLQRKLKLGYNRAGRLIDQLEAAGIVGSFEGSKARSVNIQDMSSLDQFFNNELNN; translated from the coding sequence ATGGCAAAAACAAATAAAAAAAACTCATCTGAGACTCCTTCTGATAGTACTACTCCAAAATCTAAATTTTGGGAAGTATCCAAGCAAAACAAACTCATAATTGGCAGCTTACTGGTATTATTTTCTATTGGTTTACTAATCGCTTTTGTTTCCTTTTTTCTATACGGACAAGAAGACCAAAGCGCAGTAAATGCTGTATCAGATAGAAATGAGGTAGTTCAAAATTGGTTAGGAAAAATTGGCGCTTTCCTTGCGGACGCTCTTATTTATAAAGGTTTCGGAATTGCATCATTCTTATTTGTGCGTTTATTCTTTTTAACTGGTCTGTTTTTATTTTTAGATTTAAAATTAAAAAAACTCAAAAGCATTTGGTTTTGGGACTTGTTCCTAATCGTTATCGTATCGATTTTATTTGGATTCTTTGCCACTTCTTTACCTGAACTAGGAGGAACTGTAGGATACGAACTCAATTTGTTTTTCCAAGATTACATCGGAAAAACAGGTACCTTATTGGTGTTAATTTTTGGTATTTTAATCTACTTAATCTTCAAGATAAAAATATCTCCAGAAAAAATTCAAAATTTATTTCATTCTACCAAAGATGAAATTAAAGATGAAATAGCCAATAATCCTTTTCCGAAAGAAACTTCAAACGCCTACAATTTAGAAGAATTTGCCATTGAAGAGGAAGAAGATTTAGAAGACACCATTCATCTTAAAACCTCAGGTTCACAGTTCGAAATTAACAAAGAAGCCTTGAAACCTACTATTAGTAGCGCTTCCGAAATTAATTTGGAACCTCAATTGAAACCACAACCTATTGTTGCTACAATTCCAAATGAAGTAATCACCACCAACGACGAGGCTTTTGTAATTGAAAAAGCAGCCGAAGAAGATATTATCGAAGAAAATCTTGCTTCACGTTTGGTTTCGGATTTTGGTTTATTCGACCCAACCTTGGATTTATCAAATTACAAATACCCAACAATAGATTTATTAAAAGAATATTCTACTGGTGGAATTACCATCAATCAAGAGGAATTAGAAGAAAACAAAAACAAAATCGTTGACACCCTTCGCAATTACAAAATAGAAATTGCGCAAATTAAAGCAACAGTTGGTCCATCGGTTACCTTATATGAAATTGTTCCAGAAGCAGGAATCAGAATTTCAAAAATCAAAAGTTTAGAGGACGATATCGCCTTGTCTTTATCTGCACTTGGAATTCGTATCATTGCGCCAATTCCAGGAAAAGGAACAATTGGTATCGAGGTTCCTAACAAGAATCCTACTATGGTTTCTATGAAAAGTGTTATTGGTTCGGCTAAATTTCAAGAAGCCGAAATGGAATTACCAATTGCTTTAGGAAAAACCATTTCTAATGAAACTTTTGTAGTCGATTTGGCAAAAATGCCACACCTATTGATGGCGGGTGCTACTGGACAAGGAAAATCGGTAGGATTAAATGCCGTATTGACTTCTCTTTTGTACAAAAAACATCCAGCCGAAGTGAAATTCGTTTTGGTAGACCCTAAAAAAGTAGAGCTTACCCTTTTTAATAAAATAGAAAGACATTATTTAGCTAAATTGCCCGATACCGAAGACGCCATTATTACTGATAATGCGAAAGTTGTTGCTACATTAAACTCACTTTGTGTTGAAATGGACAATCGTTATTCGTTGTTAAAAGACGCTATGGTGCGCAACATCAAAGAGTACAACGAAAAATTCAAATCTAGAAAGTTAAATCCTGAATTAGGGCACCGTTTTTTACCTTACATCGTATTGGTAGTCGACGAGTTTGCCGACTTAATTATGACGGCCGGTAAAGAAGTAGAAGTTCCTATTGCCCGTTTAGCGCAATTGGCTCGTGCGATCGGAATACATTTGATTATTGCTACTCAAAGACCTTCGGTGAATGTAATTACAGGTTTGATTAAAGCCAACTTCCCAGCTCGTATTGCTTTTAGAGTAACTTCAAAAATTGACTCTAGGACCATTTTAGATACACAAGGCGCTGACCAATTGATTGGTAGAGGGGATTTATTATACACCAATGGCAATGATGTGGTTCGTGTACAATGCGCCTTTATCGACACCCCAGAAGTAGAAAAAATAACCGAATTTATAGGTTCGCAAAAGGCCTATGCCACTGCTTATTTACTTCCAGAGTTCGTTGGAGAAGAAAGTGGCATTAATCTTGATATGGATGTTTCCGAAAGAGACCCCTTATTTAGAGAAGCTGCCGAGATTATTGTCAATGCACAGCAAGGCTCTGCTTCTTTACTACAACGCAAACTCAAACTAGGATACAACAGAGCAGGACGACTAATTGACCAATTAGAAGCTGCTGGAATTGTAGGCTCCTTTGAAGGAAGTAAAGCACGTAGTGTAAATATTCAAGATATGAGTTCTCTTGATCAATTTTTCAATAACGAACTAAACAATTAA
- a CDS encoding diacylglycerol kinase family protein translates to MEFQKDNSFVTGRLKSVTYAFKGAIKLISTEHSIMVQFSIGILISILGFIMNISATEWLFQTFAIGLVMSIEGLNTAVEKIADFIHPNYSQRIGFIKDIAAGSVFFAAITAIIIGLIIYVPKFI, encoded by the coding sequence ATGGAATTTCAAAAAGACAATTCTTTTGTAACCGGAAGATTAAAAAGTGTTACGTATGCTTTTAAAGGAGCAATAAAATTAATAAGTACGGAACATAGCATAATGGTTCAGTTTTCTATTGGAATACTCATTAGCATTTTAGGCTTTATAATGAACATTTCTGCTACAGAATGGTTGTTTCAAACTTTTGCTATTGGACTAGTAATGAGTATTGAAGGCCTAAACACTGCTGTAGAAAAAATAGCCGATTTTATTCATCCAAATTACAGTCAAAGAATTGGTTTTATCAAAGATATTGCTGCAGGGTCTGTTTTCTTTGCAGCAATTACCGCAATCATTATAGGTTTAATCATTTACGTTCCAAAATTCATTTAG
- the tpx gene encoding thiol peroxidase gives MATVTLGGNPIHTSGELPQVGSKLVDFKLIKNDLSAATLADFAGKKLVLNIFPSIDTGTCATSVRKFNESASALENTTVLCISRDLPFAQKRFCGAEGLENVVNLSDFQEGSFGKTNGLEIIEGPLAGLHSRVIIVVDENGVITHTEQVGEIANEPNYEAALAAL, from the coding sequence ATGGCGACAGTAACATTAGGTGGAAACCCAATTCACACTTCAGGCGAACTTCCTCAAGTTGGAAGCAAATTAGTAGATTTCAAACTAATCAAAAATGATTTATCAGCAGCTACATTAGCTGATTTTGCTGGTAAAAAATTAGTTTTAAATATTTTTCCAAGTATCGATACCGGAACTTGTGCTACATCTGTTAGAAAATTTAACGAAAGCGCTAGTGCTTTAGAGAACACTACCGTTTTGTGTATTTCAAGAGATTTACCTTTTGCTCAAAAACGTTTTTGTGGTGCAGAAGGATTAGAAAACGTAGTGAATTTATCCGATTTCCAAGAAGGTAGTTTTGGTAAAACTAATGGCTTAGAAATTATCGAAGGTCCATTGGCTGGATTGCATTCAAGAGTAATCATTGTAGTTGATGAAAACGGAGTAATTACCCACACAGAACAAGTTGGAGAAATTGCGAACGAACCAAATTACGAAGCAGCTTTAGCAGCACTATAA
- a CDS encoding HAMP domain-containing sensor histidine kinase, whose amino-acid sequence MPNTIKPSLEQIKLINEYLLFDSPNEEQYDNITFLATQICKTPISTITLIDTTRQWFKSKIGFTHNENPIEYSFCALALSKNLDFIEIPNLMLDEEFSGIGKLNGLEENGFYASVAIRNEKGIPLATLCVIDYESKKLTNDQKKGLQILGKQVEALFKLRHKNVALLNNYKLLSEQYEALKQFSNRVSHDIQSPLNNIISLITLFREENETSFSSSEYLDLMIESSSQLKEYVTKLLYYYRSENQIISKKDFNINEIITTTNSILNPKKEFKIESTFEKAQIYTDPLALTQIVMNLVSNGLKYNYSTIPVITFGFNETTTSYQLKISDNGIGLSETEAASILNNSASIAKKDRFGNYGTQLGWTTIKNLCNKIGVSISIDSKVNEGSTFILSIPKEVNTLSAS is encoded by the coding sequence ATGCCAAATACCATAAAACCGAGTTTAGAGCAAATTAAACTCATCAACGAATATTTATTATTTGACTCTCCAAACGAGGAACAATACGACAACATTACATTTTTGGCTACCCAAATCTGTAAAACACCAATTTCTACTATTACATTAATTGATACTACTCGCCAGTGGTTCAAATCCAAAATAGGTTTTACCCATAACGAAAATCCTATAGAGTATTCCTTTTGTGCCTTGGCACTCTCCAAAAACTTAGATTTTATAGAAATTCCAAATTTAATGCTAGACGAAGAGTTTAGCGGTATAGGCAAATTAAACGGCTTGGAAGAAAACGGTTTTTATGCTAGTGTGGCAATCAGGAATGAAAAAGGAATTCCGTTAGCCACCTTGTGCGTTATTGATTATGAAAGCAAAAAACTCACAAATGACCAAAAAAAGGGGTTGCAAATTTTAGGAAAACAAGTAGAAGCCCTTTTTAAATTAAGACACAAAAACGTTGCTTTACTTAACAATTACAAACTTTTAAGCGAACAATACGAGGCGTTGAAACAGTTCTCCAATCGTGTATCCCACGACATTCAATCGCCGCTAAACAATATCATTTCATTGATTACCCTTTTCAGAGAAGAAAACGAAACTTCTTTTTCTAGCTCGGAATATCTGGACTTAATGATTGAAAGCTCTAGTCAACTAAAAGAATACGTTACTAAACTGCTTTATTATTATCGTTCTGAAAATCAAATCATCAGTAAAAAGGATTTTAATATTAATGAAATAATCACTACCACCAACTCTATCCTAAATCCAAAAAAAGAATTCAAAATAGAGTCAACTTTTGAAAAAGCTCAGATATATACGGATCCATTAGCTTTGACTCAAATTGTAATGAATCTAGTTTCGAATGGATTAAAATACAATTACAGCACCATTCCCGTAATTACCTTTGGTTTCAATGAAACAACTACCTCCTATCAACTAAAAATTAGCGATAACGGAATTGGTTTAAGCGAGACCGAGGCCGCCTCAATCCTAAACAATTCAGCCAGCATCGCAAAAAAAGATCGTTTTGGGAATTATGGTACGCAATTAGGCTGGACTACCATCAAGAATCTTTGCAACAAAATAGGGGTTTCTATTTCTATAGATTCAAAAGTTAATGAAGGAAGCACCTTTATTCTTTCAATCCCTAAAGAAGTAAACACCCTTTCAGCTTCGTAG